In one window of Brassica rapa cultivar Chiifu-401-42 chromosome A07, CAAS_Brap_v3.01, whole genome shotgun sequence DNA:
- the LOC103832182 gene encoding glutathione S-transferase TCHQD, producing MQLYHHPYSLDSQRVRLALEEKGIDYTSYHVNPITGKHMDSSFFRMNPNAKLPVFRNGSHIILDTIEIIEYLERIAEVSSGVEDATFGREVLEWMRKIREWDSKLFTLAHIPDNRRLYVSKFLRMVMIARMAESPDLASAYHRKLREAYDTEDKLKDPEALRRSKDHLLRLLDEVETKLEGTSYVAGNEFSMADVMLVPVLARLSLLDLEEEYISSRRNLAEYWVVVRSRPSYKKVVGRYFNGWRKYATLLKTWMFVRVRSLLRKY from the exons ATGCAGTTATATCATCATCCATACTCGTTAGACAGCCAGAGAGTGAGACTAGCTTTGGAAGAGAAAGGCATTGATTACACATCGTACCATGTGAATCCCATTACAGGCAAGCACATGGACTCTTCCTTCTTCAGGATGAATCCCAACGCCAAGCTCCCCGTTTTCAGAAACGGTTCTCACATCATCTTGGACACTATTGAGATCATAGA gTACTTGGAGAGAATAGCTGAGGTTTCATCTGGTGTAGAGGACGCTACTTTTGGTAGAGAAGTACTTGAATGGATGCGGAAGATTAGAGAATGGGACTCCAAGCTATTCACACTTGCTCATATTCCTGATAACCGTCGCCTCTATGTTTCCAAGTTCTTGAGGATGGTGATGATTGCACGGATGGCTGAGTCTCCGGACTTGGCCAGTGCTTACCATAGGAAGCTAAGGGAAGCGTATGACACAGAGGACAAACTAAAAGACCCTGAAGCCCTGAGGAGAAGCAAAGACCATTTGCTCAGGCTTCTAGATGAGGTTGAGACCAAGCTAGAGGGGACTAGTTATGTGGCGGGGAATGAGTTTAGCATGGCTGATGTGATGCTGGTGCCTGTGTTAGCTAGGCTATCGCTGTTGGATTTGGAAGAGGAGTATATAAGTAGCAGGAGGAATCTTGCTGAGTATTGGGTGGTTGTGAGGAGTAGACCGAGCTACAAGAAGGTTGTTGGAAGGTACTTTAATGGCTGGAGAAAGTATGCAACGCTTTTGAAGACTTGGATGTTTGTTAGAGTCAGAAGCTTGCTAAGAAAATATTga
- the LOC103832181 gene encoding LOW QUALITY PROTEIN: histone-lysine N-methyltransferase ASHH2 (The sequence of the model RefSeq protein was modified relative to this genomic sequence to represent the inferred CDS: deleted 1 base in 1 codon) encodes MDCKENGVSDPSGDENLTSAAMDINGSLSEKAGEDIESITSLETPQAASVTNLAMEEAERECFVEVEQMGEGNSVSKEVEENSDAVCCVDAEQAQGSVSDAIVPGDGTVLPLGVRETDGESVFLNDAPEKVESLETAKDIEDDKAGSDGEGKEGNNEPSSDDVSLIRSCPFPDSALDSGGLGCSETENDVKSSSDIDGNIPLVVSPSLAITELLSNSDGGLRSCDLDYIVDKETIDPDSRLVHEDELHTDLSEKNETLLRNHVGNSSSESDVAGMNDDVAADPRAQSFSRTSPIEENTSGVEANAPITDPSLVRSFPLKFGNGGIGARNPENAVESIRIVDGNGRIGGEVASASGTSESSPRRRSRVGKHGNLSQTNLSAPLPRKSSRKKQSERNLESIFNCSKQKRSSVSKPDRSSQWGLPCRTAEIFLQSNNIPYGRPPHHETKQPQNSPKNGEHNPQASSGSCLRLKVKFGKSGGQNPLNITVSKVSGNSLPAGGIVKAGKGLEFPGPADIVEDKLQIVETREQLKEKNNSLEKLSCQLLSDSITDEKKNQDAGGLCRKLGGDVLDEGTHRSSSMVVEEGERANGTRPLDSETSPDSEVINSVQKDLPHGFSSTAEDLVNTNRGLEKQDELLASVSPLENGSHLIPNAKKSTHPKSKGNGTRKGKSKSKSAKGGRKNESQAGLEQHSFINRSAGSDDSKDHEVGRVESNETTGALLDANIGKPSAVNGAIWQDGIHGEAVMDLTIEDSSPTESAWVRCDDCFKWRRIPASVVESIDESSRWICMNNSDKDFAHCSISQEMSNEEINEQLGIGQDEADAYDYEAAKRGKDKEQKSKRLPVNKKACFRAIKTNQFLHRNRKNQTIDEIMVCHCKPPPDGRLGCGEECLNRMLNIECLHGTCPAGDLCSNQQFQKRKYVKFERFQSGKKGYGLRLLEDVREGQFLIEYVGEVLDMQSYESRQKDYASMGQKHFYFMTLNGNEVIDAGAKGNLGRFINHSCEPNCRTEKWMVNGEICVGIFSMKDLKKGQELTFDYNYVRVFGAAAKKCYCGSSHCRGYIGGDPLNGDVVVQSDSDEEYPELVILDDDESGEGILDATSKIFMDGADMQMPQNSTKVDDSKDLASQSPSSVAVKLPESEVLPSFQPTEASKELSTDMPVIDVQQEVLEKKTKGPSPASKSISRLSSDGANADKTVKHGSGEDVKILSRPRPRTKTSRSSGSSKQALPGVNKAQTTPVKKLQQQPIKSKGSEEVSPSGRIETFEGKLNELLDAGGGISKRRDSAKGYLKLLLLTAASRGNANEGIQSNRDLSMILDALLKTKSRTVLVDVINKNGLQMLHNIMKQYRRDFKKTPILRKLLKVLEYLATRDILALEHIVRPPPYAGMESFKQSILTLTEHDDKQVHQIARNFRDRFIPKHLRKPWRIDREERSESRRSPINSRFRSSQEPRYDHHSPRRAEPFSSRAATPETPSVSDGCIQPTSSSLPETNGRKRKSRWDQPSTSKEQRTMTDVQDDLPPGFSSPCTDAPNAVTAQPQAKFLSRLTVSYGIPLSIVHQCGSPCKDDPNSWSVAPGVPFAPFPPLPPVTHGEFFANKRNGTVSASPKRKREFSSDIGTSYFRQQKQNVPPWIRYNGWEKTANSSIPRHLTVEKKINNQENLEFRERSTHSMKVKTMQLLMRITVKSSSGESCAFLPPFGIF; translated from the exons ATGGATTGCAAGGAGAACGGTGTTAGTGATCCTTCCGGGGATGAGAATCTTACCTCTGCTGCGATGGACATCAATGGAAGTTTATCTGAGAAGGCTGGAGAAGATATAGAGTCAATCACTAGTTTGGAGACTCCACAGGCTGCATCAGTTACAAACCTTGCGATGGAGGAGGCCGAGAGGGAGTGCTTTGTAGAGGTTGAGCAAATGGGAGAGGGAAACAGTGTTAGTAAAGAAGTCGAGGAAAACTCTGATGCTGTTTGTTGCGTTGATGCTGAGCAAGCTCAAGGATCGGTTTCTGATGCCATTGTGCCTGGTGATGGCACAGTATTGCCCTTAGGGGTCAGGGAAACAGATGGTGAATCGGTTTTTCTAAACGATGCACCTGAAAAGGTTGAGTCTTTGGAAACTGCAAAAGATATAGAGGATGATAAAGCTGGAAGTGATGGTGAAGGCAAGGAAGGAAATAACGAACCATCGAGTGATGATGTTTCTCTCATTCGGAGTTGTCCCTTTCCAGATTCAGCATTGGATTCTGGGGGTTTGGGTTGCAGTGAGACAGAGAATGATGTGAAGTCTTCAAGTGATATTGATGGCAATATCCCTCTCGTGGTATCTCCTTCGTTGGCTATCACGGAACTGTTAAGTAATAGTGATGGTGGCCTGCGTTCATGTGATCTTGATTACATCGTAGACAAAGAGACGATCGATCCAGATTCGAGGTTGGTACATGAGGATGAGCTGCATACTGATCTTTCTGAGAAGAATGAAACACTGCTAAGGAACCACGTGGGGAATTCATCAAGTGAAAGTGATGTGGCTGGTATGAATGATGATGTGGCTGCTGATCCGAGAGCTCAAAGTTTCAGTCGGACATCACCCATAGAGGAAAACACCTCTGGTGTAGAAGCCAACGCCCCTATTACCGACCCTTCTTTGGTGAGGAGTTTTCCGTTGAAGTTTGGTAATGGAGGCATTGGTGCTCGTAATCCTGAAAACGCAGTGGAGTCGATCAGGATAGTAGATGGCAATGGCAGAATAGGTGGCGAAGTTGCTTCTGCATCTGGGACTAGCGAGTCTTCACCTCGAAGGAGGTCCCGAGTCGGTAAACACGGTAATCTTTCGCAGACCAATCTGAGTGCTCCTCTTCCGAGAAAATCCTCTAGAAAGAAACAATCAGAAAGAAATTTGGAATCAATTTTTAACTGTTCGAAGCAGAAGAGGAGCTCTGTTTCAAAACCAGACCGTTCATCTCAGTGGGGATTGCCATGTAGGACCGCTGAAATCTTCTTACAGAGCAATAATATTCCTTATGGTAGACCTCCGCATCACGAAACAAAGCAACCTCAGAACAGTCCTAAAAATGGAGAGCATAATCCCCAAGCATCAAGTGGCTCTTGCCTTCGTTTGAAAGTTAAATTTGGTAAGTCAGGTGGCCAAAATCCTTTGAACATTACAGTCTCTAAGGTCAGTGGCAACTCTTTGCCTGCTGGTGGTATTGTTAAGGCCGGAAAAGGTTTAGAGTTTCCAGGGCCTGCAGATATTGTCGAGGATAAACTCCAGATTGTGGAAACTAGAGAGCagttaaaagagaaaaacaatTCCTTGGAGAAACTTTCATGTCAGCTGTTATCTGATTCTATTACGGATGAGAAAAAGAACCAAGACGCTGGGGGGTTATGTAGGAAGCTAGGTGGTGATGTTTTAGATGAGGGTACACACCGTTCCTCTAGTATGGTGGTTGAAGAGGGCGAGAGGGCCAATGGAACCCGGCCCCTGGACTCTGAAACTTCACCAGATTCAGAAGTTATCAACTCTGTGCAAAAGGATTTGCCTCATGGTTTTTCCAGCACTGCAGAAGACCTGGTCAACACGAACAGAGGATTAGAAAAACAGGATGAATTGCTTGCTTCAGTATCTCCTTTGGAAAATGGTTCACATCTAATTCCCAACGCCAAAAAAAGTACACATCCTAAGTCAAAAGGTAATGGAACAAGAAAAGGGAAATCCAAGTCCAAGTCTGCCAAAGGCGGGAGAAAAAATGAATCTCAAGCGGGGTTAGAGCAACACAGCTTTATAAATAGGAGTGCTGGAAGTGATGATAGTAAAGATCATGAAGTAGGAAGAGTGGAGTCTAACGAAACAACAG GTGCTCTTTTGGACGCTAATATTGGAAAACCCAGTGCCGTTAATGGCGCCATATGGCAAGATGGTATTCATGGGGAAGCGGTCATGGACCTTACTATTGAGGATAGCTCTCCCACAGAGAGTGCTTGGGTTCGATGCGATGATTGTTTTAAATGGCGACGAATACCTGCTTCTGTGGTAGAGTCAATTGACGAGAGCTCGAGATG GATCTGTATGAACAACTCAGATAAAGATTTTGCTCATTGCTCAATCTCTCAAGAGATGTCAAATGAAGAAATTAATGAACAGTTGGGCATAGGACAGGATGAAGCAGATGCATATGACTATGAGGCGGCTAAAAGGGGGAAAGACAAGGAACAGAAGAGCAAACGTTTGCCAG TTAACAAAAAGGCGTGCTTCAGGGCCATAAAAACAAACCAGTTTCTTCATCGTAACCGTAAAAATCAAACAATAGACGAG ATAATGGTTTGTCACTGCAAACCACCACCTGATGGTAGACTGGGTTGTGGAGAAGAATGTCTGAATAGAATGCTTAACATTGAATGTCTCCATGGTACATGCCCTGCTGGCGATCTATGCTCAAATCAGCAG TTTCAAAAACGGAAGTATGTTAAGTTTGAGAGATTCCAATCGGGTAAGAAGGGTTATGGCCTGAGATTGCTTGAGGATGTACGTGAGGGACAATTCCTTATTGAATACGTTGGAGAG GTGCTTGATATGCAATCTTATGAATCTCGTCAGAAGGATTATGCTTCCATGGGTCAGAAACATTTCTATTTCATGACACTGAATGGGAATGAG GTAATTGATGCTGGTGCAAAGGGAAATTTAGGGCGTTTCATTAACCATAGTTGTGAACCAAACTGCCGTACGGAAAAG TGGATGGTGAATGGTGAAATTTGCGTTGGAATATTCTCCATGAAAGACCTTAAGAAG GGTCAGGAGTTGACATTTGACTACAACTATGTGAGGGTTTTTGGTGCCGCTGCCAAAAAGTGTTACTGTGGATCATCACATTGCCGAGGTTACATTGGGGGAGATCCTTTGAACGGTGATGTAGTTGTTCAAAGTGATTCAGATGAAGAGTATCCCGAACTTGTGATCCTTGATGATGACGAAAGTGGGGAAGGAATCTTAGATGCAACGTCTAAGATCTTCATGGATGGTGCTGACATGCAAATGCCGCAGAACTCTACAAAGGTTGATGATTCCAAGGACCTTGCTTCCCAATCGCCTAGCTCTGTAGCTGTAAAACTTCCAGAAAGCGAGGTTCTTCCATCTTTTCAACCGACCGAAGCATCCAAGGAACTTTCGACAGACATGCCTGTCATTGATGTCCAGCAGGAGGTTCTTGAAAAGAAGACTAAAGGCCCATCTCCCGCGTCCAAGTCTATCAGCAGACTGTCCTCGGATGGTGCAAATGCTGATAAAACAGTAAAGCATGGATCTGGTGAAGATGTAAAGATACTTTCACGACCCCGCCCTCGTACTAAAACTTCGCGTTCATCGGGGTCCAGCAAGCAAGCTCTTCCTGGTGTTAACAAAGCACAGACTACACCAGTCAAAAAGTTGCAACAGCAGCCCATCAAATCTAAAGGATCAGAGGAAGTTTCTCCCAGCGGGCGTATTGAAACAT TTGAAGGGAAACTGAACGAGTTACTAGATGCTGGGGGAGGGATCAGCAAGCGGAGG GATTCAGCAAAGGGCTACTTGAAACTTCTGCTTCTCACTGCTGCTTCCCGGGGCAATGCCAATGAAGGAATTCAAAG CAATCGAGATCTTTCAATGATTCTTGATGCCCTTTTGAAGACAAAGTCACGAACTGTTTTGGTGGACGTAATCAACAAGAATG GTCTGCAAATGTTACACAATATCATGAAACAATATCGGAGGGATTTTAAAAAGACCCCAATACTCCGAAAACTTTTGAAG GTATTAGAGTATCTTGCTACAAGGGATATTCTTGCACTGGAGCATATAGTCAGACCACCTCCTTATGCAGGGATGGAAAG CTTCAAGCAGTCTATTCTAACACTCACCGAGCATGATGACAAACAG GTGCATCAAATTGCGAGGAACTTCCGAGACAGATTTATCCCTAAGCATTTAAGAAAACCTTGGCGCATCGACAGAGAAGAGAGATCGGAGTCTAGAAGATCACCTATAAACAGCAGATTCAGATCATCACAAGAACCTAGATATGATCATCATTCGCCAAGACGTGCAGAACCGTTTTCCTCAAGGGCTGCAACTCCCGAAACACCTTCTGTATCTGACGGGTGCATACAACCTACTTCCTCCAGCCTTCCTGAGACAAATGGACGCAAGCGTAAAAGCAGATGGGACCAGCCGTCTACTTCCAAAGAGCAACGAACCATGACAGATGTCCAAGACGACCTTCCACCCGGGTTCTCATCGCCTTGCACGGATGCGCCTAACGCAGTCACCGCACAGCCACAAGCAAAGTTCCTCTCTCGGTTAACAGTCTCCTATGGGATCCCGCTTAGCATCGTTCATCAGTGTGGTTCACCCTGCAAAGACGACCCTAATAGCTGGTCCGTTGCTCCTGGGGTGCCGTTCGCACCGTTTCCACCTCTACCACCTGTTACTCACGGTGAGTTTTTCGCTAATAAGAGAAACGGAACAGTCTCGGCCTCTCCAAAGCGGAAGAGAGAGTTTTCGTCTGATATAGGAACAAGTTACTTTCGGCAACAGAAACAGAACGTTCCTCCATGGATACGATACAACGGGTGGGAGAAAACAGCAAACAGCTCCATACCT AGGCATCTAACTGTAGAGAAGAAGATCAACAATCAAGAAAATCTTgaatttagagagagaagtaCACATTCCATGAAAGTTAAAACAATGCAGCTCTTGATGAGAATTACAGTAAAGTCCTCTTCAGGGGAATCATGTGCTTTTCTTCCCCCTTTTGGTATATTCTAA
- the LOC103832183 gene encoding ubinuclein-2 isoform X1, producing the protein MGETKAATDGGSASGESSKPSAKLLTAGDRRLLKVELRQGETTYVSWKKLMKEASKGNCSLVSVIDAPPPNANPNLESRIAPGQQPVEGETVDQPHSNRFNAVIEKIERLYMGRDSSDGEELDGAPDDDEYDTEDSFIDDVELDEYFEVDDSAIKHDGFFVNKGELERIAPSTTTTSNKQPKKRKRKESAKPCGDVVDVSSKQAKIAKTVGGKDQSAASGLCPKKKSNDTKTVQDSVSPLKVQSGNDSLSLENVKHSDKANPQPRNTTSPKSKAAGSSGALHLKCSKSAHQQSNSVPGKSRPIVLEKSTVARQKENNGMHDQDNATVSRQSNQITKKGGSNVKPKTSTLEKAFRELEKVVAESRPPTATDNQDADTSSQVVKRRLPGDVKLKLAKVARIAQASQGNLSGELINRLMSIVGHLIQVRSLKRNLKIMIDSGDSAKRENDTRFQSIKNEVIETLKTQVPLMEPQATNQEAGTSDDFENPPPSTKKKFVMDEALEDKLCDLYDIFVDGLDEDSGPQIRKLYANLAELWPNRLMDNHGIKRAICRAKERRRALHANLGKEMDQGKMKKKQTQLVQKSESTACPDKASGVGDKTTGVVPSASTTSLVQTQPTVDKSRDKSKQKHEKLKGSSSSSDPSGEAKATKRKKEKSAEESHIPTVKQQIRPQAPLDLNLPS; encoded by the exons ATGGGGGAAACGAAGGCCGCAACCGACGGCGGTTCAGCTTCCGGCGAATCTTCGAAGCCCTCGGCGAAGCTATTGACCGCCGGCGATCGGAGATTACTCAAGGTGGAGCTTCGGCAAGGGGAGACGACTTACGTTTCGTGGAAGAAGCTTATGAAGGAAGCTAGCAAAGGGAATTGCTCGTTGGTTTCGGTGATTGACGCGCCGCCTCCTAATGCTAACCCTAATCTCGAGTCTCGAATTGCTCCG GGGCAACAACCAGTAGAAGGTGAGACGGTCGACCAACCTCATTCTAATCGTTTTAACGCCGTTATAGAGAAGATCGAGAGGCTTTACATG GGGAGAGATAGTAGTGATGGGGAAGAGTTAGATGGTGCTCCTGACGATGACGAGTATGACACTGAAGATTCATTTATCGATGACGTTGAATTG GATGAGTATTTTGAAGTTGATGATTCGGCAATTAAACATGATggattttttgttaataaagGAGAGTTAGAACGGAT TGCAccgtcaacaacaacaacatcgaACAAACAACcaaagaaaaggaaaaggaaagagTCGGCAAAACCTTGCGGCGATGTTGTTGATGTATCCAGTAAACAAGCCAAGATTGCTAAGACGGTTGGGGGAAAG GATCAATCAGCTGCTTCTGGGCTCTGTCCAAAGAAAAAGTCCAATGATACAAAGACAGTGCAGGATTCGGTTTCTCCTTTGAAAGTGCAAAGTGGCAATGACTCCTTGTCTTTAGAAAATGTGAAGCATAGTGATAAAGCGAATCCTCAGCCAAGGAACACCACAAGTCCGAAGTCAAAGGCAGCTGGATCTTCTGGCGCTCTTCATCTGAAGTGCAGCAAAAGTGCTCATCAGCAATCTAATTCCGTGCCAGGAAAATCTCGGCCAATTGTTTTGGAAAAATCAACAGTAGCACGTCAGAAAGAAAACAATGGGATGCATGACCAGGACAATGCAACAGTAAGCAGACAGTCTAATCAAATAACT AAGAAAGGCGGTTCTAACGTCAAACCTAAAACCTCGACACTTGAGAAAGCCTTCAGGGAATTGGAGAAGGTGGTCGCTGAAT CAAGGCCTCCTACTGCTACGGATAATCAAGATGCTGATACCTCTTCCCAAGTAGTGAAGAGGAGATTGCCAGGAGACGTAAAATTGAAGCTTGCTAAAGTTGCTAGGATTGCG CAAGCGAGCCAAGGGAATTTATCAGGAGAGTTAATTAATCGTCTCATGAGCATAGTTGGTCATCTAATACAAGTTAGATCGTTAAAG AGGAACTTGAAAATCATGATCGATTCCGGCGACTCTGCAAAACGAGAAAATGATACTAGATTTCAAAGTATCAAGAATGAAGTTATTGAAACGTTAAAAACACAAGTTCCGTTGATGGAACCCCAG GCAACCAATCAAGAAGCTGGAACATCAGACGATTTTGAAAATCCTCCTCCGTCTACGAAGAAGAAGTTTGTCATGGATGAGGCGCTGGAGGACAAATTGTGTGATCTATATGACATCTTTGTTGAT GGATTGGATGAAGATTCAGGTCCACAGATCAGAAAGCTTTACGCAAAT TTAGCTGAACTCTGGCCAAACAGATTAATGGACAATCATGGGATCAAGCGTGCCATTTGCCGGGCAAAAGAAAGGCGGAGAGCTTTGCACGCAAATCTTGGGAAGGAgatg GATCaagggaagatgaagaagaaacagacaCAGTTGGTACAAAAATCAGAGAGTACAGCTTGTCCCGACAAGgcttcaggtgttggagataaAACAACAGGTGTTGTCCCAAGCGCAAGCACCACGTCCTTAGTCCAGACTCAACCGACAGTGGACAAGTCCCGTGACAAGTCAAAGCAGAAGCATGAGAAACTGAAAGGAAGCTCAAGCTCTAGCGACCCTTCAGGAGAAGCAAAGGCaaccaaaagaaagaaagaaaagagtgcAGAAGAATCTCACATACCCACAGTGAAGCAGCAGATACGTCCACAGGCTCCACTGGACCTGAACCTGCCTAGTTAA
- the LOC103832183 gene encoding ubinuclein-2 isoform X2 → MGETKAATDGGSASGESSKPSAKLLTAGDRRLLKVELRQGETTYVSWKKLMKEASKGNCSLVSVIDAPPPNANPNLESRIAPGQQPVEGETVDQPHSNRFNAVIEKIERLYMGRDSSDGEELDGAPDDDEYDTEDSFIDDVELDEYFEVDDSAIKHDGFFVNKGELERIAPSTTTTSNKQPKKRKRKESAKPCGDVVDVSSKQAKIAKTVGGKDQSAASGLCPKKKSNDTKTVQDSVSPLKVQSGNDSLSLENVKHSDKANPQPRNTTSPKSKAAGSSGALHLKCSKSAHQQSNSVPGKSRPIVLEKSTVARQKENNGMHDQDNATVSRQSNQITKGGSNVKPKTSTLEKAFRELEKVVAESRPPTATDNQDADTSSQVVKRRLPGDVKLKLAKVARIAQASQGNLSGELINRLMSIVGHLIQVRSLKRNLKIMIDSGDSAKRENDTRFQSIKNEVIETLKTQVPLMEPQATNQEAGTSDDFENPPPSTKKKFVMDEALEDKLCDLYDIFVDGLDEDSGPQIRKLYANLAELWPNRLMDNHGIKRAICRAKERRRALHANLGKEMDQGKMKKKQTQLVQKSESTACPDKASGVGDKTTGVVPSASTTSLVQTQPTVDKSRDKSKQKHEKLKGSSSSSDPSGEAKATKRKKEKSAEESHIPTVKQQIRPQAPLDLNLPS, encoded by the exons ATGGGGGAAACGAAGGCCGCAACCGACGGCGGTTCAGCTTCCGGCGAATCTTCGAAGCCCTCGGCGAAGCTATTGACCGCCGGCGATCGGAGATTACTCAAGGTGGAGCTTCGGCAAGGGGAGACGACTTACGTTTCGTGGAAGAAGCTTATGAAGGAAGCTAGCAAAGGGAATTGCTCGTTGGTTTCGGTGATTGACGCGCCGCCTCCTAATGCTAACCCTAATCTCGAGTCTCGAATTGCTCCG GGGCAACAACCAGTAGAAGGTGAGACGGTCGACCAACCTCATTCTAATCGTTTTAACGCCGTTATAGAGAAGATCGAGAGGCTTTACATG GGGAGAGATAGTAGTGATGGGGAAGAGTTAGATGGTGCTCCTGACGATGACGAGTATGACACTGAAGATTCATTTATCGATGACGTTGAATTG GATGAGTATTTTGAAGTTGATGATTCGGCAATTAAACATGATggattttttgttaataaagGAGAGTTAGAACGGAT TGCAccgtcaacaacaacaacatcgaACAAACAACcaaagaaaaggaaaaggaaagagTCGGCAAAACCTTGCGGCGATGTTGTTGATGTATCCAGTAAACAAGCCAAGATTGCTAAGACGGTTGGGGGAAAG GATCAATCAGCTGCTTCTGGGCTCTGTCCAAAGAAAAAGTCCAATGATACAAAGACAGTGCAGGATTCGGTTTCTCCTTTGAAAGTGCAAAGTGGCAATGACTCCTTGTCTTTAGAAAATGTGAAGCATAGTGATAAAGCGAATCCTCAGCCAAGGAACACCACAAGTCCGAAGTCAAAGGCAGCTGGATCTTCTGGCGCTCTTCATCTGAAGTGCAGCAAAAGTGCTCATCAGCAATCTAATTCCGTGCCAGGAAAATCTCGGCCAATTGTTTTGGAAAAATCAACAGTAGCACGTCAGAAAGAAAACAATGGGATGCATGACCAGGACAATGCAACAGTAAGCAGACAGTCTAATCAAATAACT AAAGGCGGTTCTAACGTCAAACCTAAAACCTCGACACTTGAGAAAGCCTTCAGGGAATTGGAGAAGGTGGTCGCTGAAT CAAGGCCTCCTACTGCTACGGATAATCAAGATGCTGATACCTCTTCCCAAGTAGTGAAGAGGAGATTGCCAGGAGACGTAAAATTGAAGCTTGCTAAAGTTGCTAGGATTGCG CAAGCGAGCCAAGGGAATTTATCAGGAGAGTTAATTAATCGTCTCATGAGCATAGTTGGTCATCTAATACAAGTTAGATCGTTAAAG AGGAACTTGAAAATCATGATCGATTCCGGCGACTCTGCAAAACGAGAAAATGATACTAGATTTCAAAGTATCAAGAATGAAGTTATTGAAACGTTAAAAACACAAGTTCCGTTGATGGAACCCCAG GCAACCAATCAAGAAGCTGGAACATCAGACGATTTTGAAAATCCTCCTCCGTCTACGAAGAAGAAGTTTGTCATGGATGAGGCGCTGGAGGACAAATTGTGTGATCTATATGACATCTTTGTTGAT GGATTGGATGAAGATTCAGGTCCACAGATCAGAAAGCTTTACGCAAAT TTAGCTGAACTCTGGCCAAACAGATTAATGGACAATCATGGGATCAAGCGTGCCATTTGCCGGGCAAAAGAAAGGCGGAGAGCTTTGCACGCAAATCTTGGGAAGGAgatg GATCaagggaagatgaagaagaaacagacaCAGTTGGTACAAAAATCAGAGAGTACAGCTTGTCCCGACAAGgcttcaggtgttggagataaAACAACAGGTGTTGTCCCAAGCGCAAGCACCACGTCCTTAGTCCAGACTCAACCGACAGTGGACAAGTCCCGTGACAAGTCAAAGCAGAAGCATGAGAAACTGAAAGGAAGCTCAAGCTCTAGCGACCCTTCAGGAGAAGCAAAGGCaaccaaaagaaagaaagaaaagagtgcAGAAGAATCTCACATACCCACAGTGAAGCAGCAGATACGTCCACAGGCTCCACTGGACCTGAACCTGCCTAGTTAA